From a region of the Osmia lignaria lignaria isolate PbOS001 chromosome 1, iyOsmLign1, whole genome shotgun sequence genome:
- the LOC117606169 gene encoding centromere protein I has translation MEKNDQRDICVKLLLQIEENKTSPVFETAISTLQRYAATQGFEEEDFELLAGIIVKINTSATRMVSLTKCLVPKFKVSNKAFKKITSWFLSSVDKLPITVSISITQWIIGLWDHHLVDKKVVNIYYSVFFCVMLKKEKLEKHLARLVYVLSKPEDVTRKNVCRLLALRKTHSKPRTHIIVILSLFKAYKPELVPESINSVNVESVWKPLPEVLQEIFQNAKARVDLRYQQTSDIDEKCFNWNTFEVKTKRQKTTQVLLPSVGYFQIGSSIFKEKETTSIFDISSTEELGKSHLNIELPCNAVSLLANTAGHHLLTYADFHYQSRFSYNLYNTLIRAFILENEKFSEEEINKLLDMTIEFSRYMQQGILVVNRFLDEYLYFNTGEYQSKLLALMEWMTTVSISDLQDKVLIHVQNMFYESTIETKCEIIRMLKKLITNLFVAQGFEECDHTIPAPFLGQRPVDKLEDILPILTKFAQNIIISGLNIHNYNGILLVEALSFYNEICTLEMRSCLLCFTVAPAAVIYGGFLTKNCTILSKTCQLLLKYRSMTLKFEHRKLPSSLKKKIQNISIYAQSIIEALWFDESITERDKLYFFQNIPDNVIKYISYDDFKSLLNISNHYSILPYKCTLKKTGLNINTKQDAKCIAIYYYPFVNEFLDIFQS, from the exons ATGGAGAAAAATGATCAAAGAGACATTTGTGTAAAATTGTTACTACAAATAGAAG AAAACAAAACTTCACCCGTATTTGAAACAGCAATTAGTACATTACAACGTTATGCAGCTACACAAGGATTCGAAGAAGAAGACTTTGAGTTATTAGCTGgtattattgtaaaaattaatacGA GTGCTACTAGAATGGTGTctttgacaaaatgtttagttCCAAAATTTAAAGTATCTAATAAGGCATTTAAAAAGATTACCTCTTGGTTCTTATCGTCAGTGGATAAATTGCCTATTACTGTATCAATTAGCATTACACAGTGGATAATTG GTTTATGGGACCATCACTTAGTCGATAAAAAagttgtaaatatatattatagtgTATTTTTTTGTGTgatgttaaaaaaagaaaaattg GAAAAGCATCTAGCACGTTTGGTGTATGTATTATCAAAACCTGAAGATGTAACACGTAAAAATGTGTGTCGCTTATTAGCTCTGCGTAAAACACATTCAAAACCTAGAACACACATTATTGTTATACTGTC ATTATTCAAGGCTTACAAACCTGAATTGGTTCCTGAAAGTATTAATTCTGTAAATGTAGAGAGTGTGTGGAAACCACTACCCGAAGTTttacaagaaatatttcaaaatgcaaAAGCGCGAGTAGATCTTAGATATCAGCAAACATCTGACATAGATGAGAAATGTTTTAATTGGAATACGTTTGAGGTGAAAACAAAAAGACAGAAAACTACACAAGTTCTGTTACCATCTGTGGGATATTTTCAAATTGGTTCTagtattttcaaagaaaaagaaacgacatCCATTTTTGATATTTCCag CACAGAGGAATTGGGAAAATCACATTTAAACATAGAATTGCCATGTAATGCTGTATCTCTGTTAGCTAATACAGCTGGACACCATCTTCTTACATATGCTGATTTCCACTATCAAAGTAGATTCTCTTATAATCTTTATAATACTTTAATAAGAG cATTTATATTGGAAAATGAGAAATTTTCtgaagaagaaattaataaattacttgACATGACTATAGAATTTTCACGATACATGCAACAAGGTATACTTGTTGTTAATCGTTTCCTTGATGAATACCTTTATTTCAACACTGGAGAGTATCAATCAAAGTTATTGGCTCTAATGGAATGGATGACTACAGTATCTATTAGTg ATTTACAGGACAAGGTATTAATACATGTACAAAATATGTTTTATGAATCAACAATAGAAACAAAGTGTGAAATTATCAGAATGTTGAAAAAGTTGATCACAAACTTG TTTGTTGCTCAAGGATTTGAAGAATGTGATCACACAATACCTGCACCATTTTTAGGTCAACGTCCAGTAGACAAGTTAGAAGATATTCTTCCTATTCTTACAAAATTCgctcaaaatattattatatctggtttaaatatacataattaCAATGGTATATTACTTGTAGAAGCATTGTCATTTTATAACGAG atTTGTACACTGGAAATGCGAAGTTGCTTGCTTTGTTTTACAGTAGCACCTGCTGCAGTAATTTATGGAGGTTTCCTTACCaaaaattgtacaattttatCAAAGACATGCCAGTTACTATTAAA GTATCGTAGTATGACTTTAAAATTTGAACATCGTAAATTACCaagttctttaaaaaaaaaaattcaaaatatatctATTTATGCTCAATCTATTATTGAAGCCCTATGGTTTGATGAG tcgaTTACAGAAAgagataaattatatttttttcaaaatataccaGATAATGTGATAAAATATATCAGCTATGATGACTTTAAGAGTCTTTTAAATATTAGTAATCACTATAGCATTTTACCTTACAAGTGTACACTAAAAAAAACAGGACTTAACATAAATACAAAACAG GATGCTAAATGTATAGCTATCTATTACTACCCATTTGTGAatgaatttcttgatatatttcaGAGTTAA